In Rhodobacter sp. 24-YEA-8, the following are encoded in one genomic region:
- the arsC gene encoding arsenate reductase (glutaredoxin) (This arsenate reductase requires both glutathione and glutaredoxin to convert arsenate to arsenite, after which the efflux transporter formed by ArsA and ArsB can extrude the arsenite from the cell, providing resistance.): MKSPVSTIYHNPACGTSRNVLAILRAAGEEPEVVEYLKTGWTESQLRRLFTAAGISAREALRDKGTPASDLGLTAPDVSEDAVIAAMIADPVLVNRPFVVTSKGTRLCRPSVAVAAILLRLPAAPVVAADGRVIFDPANTEVSE; the protein is encoded by the coding sequence GTGAAAAGCCCCGTCAGCACGATTTACCACAACCCCGCCTGCGGCACCTCGCGCAATGTGCTCGCGATCCTGCGCGCGGCGGGAGAAGAGCCGGAAGTCGTTGAATACCTGAAAACCGGCTGGACAGAGTCACAGTTGCGCAGGCTTTTCACGGCCGCCGGGATCAGCGCGCGCGAGGCCTTGCGCGACAAGGGCACGCCTGCTTCCGATCTGGGACTGACCGCGCCGGATGTCAGTGAAGACGCTGTAATCGCCGCGATGATCGCAGATCCGGTCCTTGTGAACCGCCCCTTCGTGGTCACATCAAAGGGCACCAGGCTCTGCCGCCCGTCGGTTGCAGTGGCCGCGATTCTGCTGCGCCTGCCTGCGGCGCCGGTGGTTGCGGCGGATGGCAGGGTGATATTCGATCCTGCAAATACAGAGGTGAGCGAATGA
- a CDS encoding GDSL-type esterase/lipase family protein, whose product MTKTLLLYGDSNTHGTMPMPEPGAMGRFAHRHRWTSLLAADLDGWEVIPEGHPGRTTLHDDPIEGAHRNGLTVLPSILESHRPIDVVLLMLGTNDLKQRFSVNAGDIALSLERLVRVIRASGAGPMGGAPGVVLVAPPPIRETGALAQIFAGGEAKSQHLGREIGAVAARNGLPFVDLAGKIEVSAVDGIHYEAEAASVIAKLFADVIRAHF is encoded by the coding sequence ATGACAAAGACCCTGCTGCTTTACGGCGATTCGAACACCCATGGCACAATGCCGATGCCGGAGCCGGGCGCGATGGGGCGTTTCGCGCATCGCCATCGCTGGACGAGCCTGCTCGCCGCGGATCTGGACGGCTGGGAGGTGATCCCCGAGGGCCATCCGGGGCGCACCACGCTGCATGACGACCCGATTGAGGGCGCGCATCGCAACGGGCTGACGGTGCTGCCGTCGATCCTCGAAAGCCACAGGCCAATTGATGTCGTGCTGCTGATGCTCGGGACCAATGATCTGAAACAGCGGTTTTCGGTCAATGCCGGCGATATCGCGCTGTCGCTGGAGCGGCTGGTGCGGGTGATCCGCGCGAGCGGCGCCGGGCCGATGGGCGGTGCGCCTGGCGTGGTGCTGGTCGCGCCACCGCCCATTCGCGAGACCGGTGCGCTGGCGCAGATCTTTGCCGGGGGCGAGGCGAAATCGCAGCATCTGGGCCGCGAAATCGGGGCTGTCGCGGCACGAAACGGGCTGCCATTCGTTGATCTGGCGGGCAAGATCGAGGTCTCTGCCGTGGATGGAATCCATTACGAGGCCGAGGCGGCGTCCGTGATCGCGAAGCTGTTCGCGGATGTGATCCGGGCGCATTTCTGA
- a CDS encoding CbiX/SirB N-terminal domain-containing protein — MILAHGQPSDPLPAAAEVGALAARVAAHLPGWRVSAATLAEPGALERLTGEVPGLVFPLFMAAGWFTKVAVPARLEAAGVSGWQQMAPMGTMPDVQDLAVRIAAESGATEVLVAAHGSGRSPAPAEVARQVAARIAGISGARRVECGFIEEAPFLRDVTGWSAEAICLPFFAMAGGHVVHDLPGALAQAGFPGQILPALGLHAEIPALIARAAIEAAEPATSGQTIMR, encoded by the coding sequence ATGATCCTTGCGCATGGTCAGCCCTCTGATCCTTTGCCGGCAGCGGCAGAGGTCGGGGCGCTGGCAGCCCGTGTGGCGGCGCATCTGCCGGGCTGGCGGGTTTCGGCGGCAACGCTTGCAGAGCCGGGCGCATTGGAGCGGCTGACAGGGGAGGTTCCGGGGCTGGTCTTTCCGCTTTTCATGGCGGCGGGCTGGTTCACGAAAGTCGCGGTGCCCGCGCGCCTTGAGGCCGCCGGAGTGTCCGGCTGGCAGCAGATGGCGCCAATGGGAACGATGCCGGACGTGCAGGATCTCGCGGTCCGGATCGCGGCGGAAAGCGGCGCGACAGAGGTTCTGGTGGCGGCGCATGGCTCGGGGCGTTCCCCCGCACCGGCGGAGGTGGCGCGCCAGGTGGCAGCACGGATCGCGGGGATAAGCGGCGCGCGGCGGGTGGAATGCGGCTTTATCGAAGAGGCGCCCTTTCTGCGCGATGTCACGGGCTGGAGCGCAGAGGCCATCTGCCTGCCGTTTTTCGCGATGGCGGGCGGCCATGTCGTGCATGATCTGCCCGGGGCACTGGCGCAGGCGGGCTTTCCCGGACAGATTTTGCCGGCGCTTGGTCTGCATGCGGAAATCCCGGCCCTGATCGCCCGCGCCGCGATTGAGGCGGCAGAACCGGCCACGTCAGGCCAGACCATAATGCGATGA
- a CDS encoding alpha-hydroxy acid oxidase, with protein sequence MPVITCIEDLRRLHQARVPRMFWEYCESGSYTEQTFHDNSADFAQIRLRQRVARDLSDRRLGGEMIGQQVSMPLAISPTGSAGMQWADGEILGARAAQRFGVPFTLSTMSICSIEDLSEAGVGPFWFQLYVMRDEDFVDGIIERARVAGCPALVVTLDLQVIGQRHKDLKNGLTAPPRLTLPNILNMMTRPAWCLAMARTKRRTFRNIMGHVKGVDDLANLNAWTWEQFEPRLDWSMVQRIRDQWQGKFILKGILDAEDARMAVDVGADAIVVSNHGGRQLDGALSSIRMLPSIVRAVGDRCEVWIDSGIRSGQDLLKALALGATGGMIGRPWLYGLGAMGEAGVTKALEVIRDELDITMALCGERDVADLGRHNLLVPEDFEGAWG encoded by the coding sequence ATGCCGGTCATCACCTGTATCGAGGATCTCAGACGCCTGCATCAGGCCCGGGTGCCGCGCATGTTCTGGGAGTATTGCGAAAGCGGCAGTTATACCGAGCAGACCTTCCACGACAATTCCGCCGATTTCGCGCAGATCCGGCTCAGACAACGGGTGGCGCGCGATCTGTCCGACCGCCGGCTGGGCGGCGAGATGATCGGGCAGCAGGTGTCGATGCCTCTGGCGATTTCCCCCACCGGATCGGCCGGGATGCAATGGGCGGATGGCGAGATTCTGGGTGCGCGCGCGGCGCAGCGCTTCGGGGTGCCATTCACGCTGTCGACCATGTCGATCTGTTCCATCGAAGACCTCAGCGAGGCGGGTGTGGGGCCGTTCTGGTTCCAGCTTTACGTCATGCGCGATGAGGATTTCGTGGATGGCATCATCGAACGGGCCAGGGTGGCCGGGTGCCCCGCCCTGGTGGTCACGCTGGATCTGCAGGTCATCGGGCAGCGCCACAAAGATCTGAAAAACGGGCTGACCGCCCCGCCCCGGCTGACTTTGCCCAATATTCTGAATATGATGACCCGCCCGGCCTGGTGCCTGGCGATGGCACGCACAAAGCGCCGCACCTTCCGTAACATCATGGGCCATGTGAAAGGCGTCGATGATCTCGCCAACCTCAACGCCTGGACCTGGGAACAGTTCGAGCCGCGGCTCGACTGGTCGATGGTGCAGCGGATCCGTGACCAGTGGCAGGGGAAGTTTATCCTCAAGGGCATTCTCGACGCCGAGGATGCCCGGATGGCGGTGGATGTGGGCGCGGATGCGATCGTGGTCTCGAACCATGGCGGGCGGCAGCTGGACGGCGCGCTGTCTTCGATCCGGATGCTGCCTTCGATTGTGCGGGCGGTCGGGGATCGCTGCGAGGTCTGGATCGATTCCGGCATCCGTTCGGGCCAGGATCTGCTGAAAGCGCTGGCATTGGGGGCGACCGGCGGCATGATCGGGCGGCCCTGGCTTTACGGGCTGGGCGCGATGGGCGAAGCGGGCGTGACAAAAGCGCTTGAGGTGATCCGGGACGAGCTGGATATCACCATGGCGCTTTGTGGCGAGCGGGATGTGGCGGATCTGGGCCGTCACAACTTGCTGGTGCCCGAGGATTTCGAAGGCGCCTGGGGCTGA